The Candidatus Margulisiibacteriota bacterium genome has a window encoding:
- the nadB gene encoding L-aspartate oxidase, whose translation MSDTSFSCDFLIIGGGIAGLSAALEASKYGEVILLTKGKTGESATEIAQGGIAAAIDQPRDSTEYHFEDTIAAGANLCDEQAVRVLVTEGVDRVKELIEMGARFDRAETEAGGGFALALEGAHKRRRILHAGDETGKEIEKTLGRRVVSENKVSIVQGMMGIDLLVENGRCYGALALDGKTGEVNTYQAKSTLIATGGVCQTYLYTTNPSFATGDGIAMAYRAGAEVTDLEFVQFHPTALVKFKQFEDIVALPRFLISEAVRGEGGVLLNTNGERFMEKYHVKLELAPRDIVSRAIVQEIKATGSDHVCLSLKGIEPDKIKHRFPMIYQTCLDRGLDITKDNIPVAPAAHYFMGGVKTDTNGKTNLPGLYAAGECASTGVHGANRLASNSLLEGLVFGRRAALAAKNEILNAKYETKTDLQILNLKPRFKDFEIQRYKLIIKTAMWNGAGIIRSKESLENTQHKLAMVEKDLIYPAGSIEELELKNMLLTAQLINRAALDRTESRGAHYRSDFPNSDEKSWKKHLVYIINR comes from the coding sequence ATGTCGGACACCTCTTTTTCCTGCGATTTTCTGATCATTGGCGGCGGAATAGCCGGGCTTTCGGCCGCTCTTGAAGCAAGTAAATACGGCGAAGTTATCCTCCTGACCAAAGGAAAGACCGGCGAAAGCGCCACCGAGATCGCCCAGGGAGGGATAGCTGCCGCCATCGACCAGCCGCGCGACTCGACCGAATATCATTTTGAAGACACCATCGCCGCCGGGGCCAACCTCTGCGACGAACAGGCGGTCCGGGTTTTGGTGACCGAAGGGGTCGACCGGGTAAAAGAGCTAATTGAAATGGGAGCCCGCTTTGACCGGGCCGAGACCGAAGCGGGAGGAGGGTTTGCCCTAGCCCTGGAAGGGGCACATAAACGCCGCCGTATTCTTCACGCGGGGGACGAGACCGGCAAAGAGATCGAAAAAACCCTTGGTCGGCGGGTGGTCAGCGAAAATAAAGTCTCCATTGTCCAGGGAATGATGGGGATAGATCTTTTAGTGGAAAACGGCCGCTGTTATGGGGCCCTTGCTCTTGATGGAAAAACTGGAGAAGTTAATACCTATCAGGCAAAATCAACCCTTATTGCTACCGGAGGAGTCTGTCAAACCTATCTTTATACGACCAATCCCTCTTTTGCCACCGGTGATGGTATTGCCATGGCTTATCGAGCCGGCGCGGAAGTAACCGATCTGGAGTTCGTTCAGTTCCACCCGACCGCCCTCGTCAAGTTCAAACAATTCGAAGATATCGTCGCCCTCCCCCGCTTTCTGATCTCCGAAGCGGTCCGCGGCGAAGGGGGAGTCCTGCTCAATACCAATGGGGAACGGTTTATGGAAAAATACCACGTCAAACTGGAGCTGGCCCCCCGCGACATCGTTTCCAGGGCAATTGTCCAGGAAATAAAGGCAACCGGCAGCGACCATGTTTGCCTCTCGCTCAAAGGGATCGAACCGGACAAGATCAAGCACCGTTTCCCGATGATCTACCAGACCTGTCTCGATCGGGGGCTCGACATCACCAAAGACAATATTCCAGTCGCCCCTGCCGCCCATTATTTTATGGGGGGGGTCAAGACCGACACCAACGGAAAAACAAATCTTCCGGGGCTTTACGCCGCCGGCGAATGCGCGTCAACCGGCGTCCATGGCGCGAACCGCCTGGCGTCTAATTCTCTTCTTGAGGGATTAGTCTTTGGGCGTCGGGCGGCGCTCGCGGCAAAAAACGAAATACTAAATGCTAAATACGAAACAAAAACTGATCTTCAAATCCTAAACCTCAAACCGCGTTTCAAGGATTTCGAGATCCAGCGCTACAAGCTGATCATTAAAACCGCTATGTGGAATGGGGCGGGGATCATCAGGTCGAAAGAAAGCCTGGAAAATACCCAGCACAAACTAGCCATGGTGGAAAAGGACCTGATCTACCCGGCCGGTTCGATCGAGGAGCTGGAATTAAAAAATATGCTGTTGACCGCCCAATTGATCAACCGGGCGGCGCTTGACC